The proteins below come from a single Zhouia spongiae genomic window:
- a CDS encoding DUF58 domain-containing protein: MKFSRSFYIQNRFYYFCLSVVILFVLSFIFPNLLFIAKLAFIIVLTFFVLDVVIIFSSGRGIGAIRQLPEKLSNGDENPILIDIENRYSFPVFANIIDEIPEQFQVRDFNIPKKLEPLKVSSFKYHLRPTERGAYHFGKLNVYVTSYIGLVSKRYIFSDNEMIPTYPAFLQLKKYELMAFTNNLHQYGIKKIRRIGHTMEFEQIKEYVQGDDIRTINWKATAKKNQLMVNQFQDEKSQPVYSVIDKGRVMKMPFNELSLLDYAINATLVISNVILKKQDKAGMFTFSKKVENIVVAERRNSQMNLILETLYNVNTNFFESDYSKLYASIKRNITHRSLILLYTNFETLDGLHRQLPYLKGIAKNHLLVVIFFKNTELNQLISNKAETVRQVYDKVIAEKFAFEKKLIVNELKKYGIHSILTSPENLTIDTINKYLEIKARGLL, encoded by the coding sequence ATGAAGTTCTCAAGGTCTTTTTACATACAAAACCGGTTTTATTACTTCTGCCTGTCAGTAGTTATCCTATTTGTGCTTAGTTTTATTTTCCCCAACTTATTGTTTATAGCAAAACTGGCCTTCATTATCGTCCTCACATTTTTTGTACTGGATGTCGTTATTATTTTTAGCTCGGGAAGAGGCATAGGAGCTATCAGGCAACTACCGGAGAAACTATCCAATGGCGATGAGAATCCTATTCTGATTGACATTGAAAACCGATATTCATTTCCGGTATTTGCGAACATCATTGATGAGATCCCAGAACAATTTCAGGTGAGGGATTTTAATATTCCAAAAAAACTCGAACCCCTAAAGGTTTCTTCTTTTAAATACCATTTGCGCCCTACTGAAAGAGGAGCGTACCATTTTGGCAAACTAAACGTTTATGTAACCTCATATATAGGATTAGTTTCTAAACGTTATATCTTTTCAGATAATGAAATGATCCCTACATACCCGGCTTTTCTTCAGTTAAAGAAGTATGAGCTCATGGCCTTTACTAACAATTTGCACCAATACGGCATTAAAAAGATACGGCGAATCGGTCATACCATGGAGTTTGAACAAATAAAGGAGTATGTTCAGGGCGATGATATCCGGACGATCAACTGGAAAGCGACCGCTAAAAAAAACCAATTAATGGTCAACCAGTTTCAGGATGAAAAATCGCAACCGGTATATTCGGTCATTGATAAAGGAAGGGTGATGAAAATGCCTTTTAATGAATTAAGTCTGCTTGATTATGCCATCAACGCTACATTGGTTATCAGTAATGTAATTTTAAAAAAACAGGATAAAGCCGGAATGTTCACTTTCTCCAAAAAGGTAGAAAATATAGTTGTTGCAGAACGAAGAAACAGCCAGATGAATTTAATTCTGGAAACGCTATACAACGTAAACACCAATTTTTTTGAGTCTGACTATAGTAAACTATATGCCAGTATAAAACGTAATATAACCCATCGAAGTTTAATCCTGCTTTATACCAATTTTGAGACCCTCGATGGTTTACACAGACAGTTACCCTATTTAAAAGGAATAGCCAAGAACCATTTATTAGTCGTTATATTTTTCAAAAACACAGAGTTAAATCAATTGATCAGCAACAAAGCGGAAACTGTCCGGCAGGTATACGACAAGGTCATAGCCGAAAAATTCGCCTTTGAAAAAAAGTTAATTGTCAACGAGCTTAAAAAATACGGTATTCACTCTATATTAACTTCGCCTGAAAATTTAACAATCGATACGATTAATAAGTATCTTGAGATAAAAGCCAGAGGTTTGTTATAG
- a CDS encoding VOC family protein: protein MNTSEKFLFNKDHDAIQVKNVNASTEFYKKVFGLKEIYSAGLGEKFRWLQLNDKVQLHLIESNIGFTPHKGVHMALNVNNLKGFMKFLKSEKIHFENWPGENGTTNTRPDGIQQIYIEDPDGYWIEVNDNRL from the coding sequence ATGAACACATCAGAAAAATTTTTATTTAATAAGGATCATGATGCTATACAGGTAAAAAATGTAAATGCAAGTACTGAATTTTATAAAAAAGTGTTTGGTTTAAAAGAAATATACAGCGCCGGTTTAGGTGAAAAATTCAGGTGGTTACAACTAAACGATAAGGTACAGCTACATCTTATTGAAAGTAATATCGGTTTCACCCCTCACAAAGGAGTCCATATGGCTTTGAATGTCAATAACCTGAAAGGGTTTATGAAGTTCTTGAAATCAGAAAAAATACACTTTGAAAACTGGCCGGGAGAAAACGGAACTACCAATACCAGACCCGATGGTATTCAACAAATATACATTGAAGACCCTGACGGTTACTGGATAGAGGTGAACGATAACAGACTATAA
- a CDS encoding Dps family protein: MSLNSLGLDTKKTDELVIDLNNLLANFQVYYQNLRGIHWNIRGKRFFDLHVKFEELYNDAQLKVDEIAERVLTLGGTPLHTFEDYVNAAKVPVGKNIHEDEKSVKLVVESLTELLKIERVILDKSGDADDEGTNSMMSDFITEQEKTVWMMKAWLGEKI; this comes from the coding sequence ATGAGCTTAAACAGTTTAGGGTTAGACACAAAAAAAACAGATGAATTGGTGATAGATTTAAATAATCTGTTAGCAAATTTTCAGGTATATTATCAGAATCTGAGAGGGATTCACTGGAATATCAGAGGAAAACGCTTTTTTGACCTTCACGTAAAGTTTGAAGAACTATATAACGATGCTCAGCTTAAGGTTGATGAAATAGCTGAAAGGGTACTTACTTTGGGAGGAACTCCGTTACATACATTTGAAGATTATGTAAATGCTGCAAAAGTGCCTGTGGGTAAGAATATCCATGAGGATGAAAAGTCAGTAAAACTAGTCGTTGAATCCCTGACGGAATTATTAAAAATAGAACGTGTTATTTTAGATAAGTCCGGTGATGCAGACGATGAAGGGACCAATTCGATGATGAGTGATTTTATCACAGAGCAGGAAAAAACCGTTTGGATGATGAAAGCCTGGTTAGGAGAGAAAATATAA
- a CDS encoding hydrogen peroxide-inducible genes activator: MTITQLQYVLAVAEHHNFTLAAEKSFVTQPTLSMQIQKLEDELGVQVFDRSKKPIQLTEVGKKIVEQARNIVNESYRIKDIVDQQKGFVGGEFKLGIIPTVTPTLLPMFLKNFINKYPKINLKIEEQTTETIIQNLNEGHIDAAVAATPLDNDNIKERVLYYEPFVAYLPIGHPLNKKDKISIDDVDTDELLLLEDGHCFRNSVINLCKNKSKLKDDKFFLETGSFETMIKLTDEGLGMTLLPYLHTLDIKGKQREQLRYFDEPSPAREVSLIYHKSELKQHIIEALRDVIASVVRGAIAFHNVQIISPVTDKKAS; the protein is encoded by the coding sequence ATGACTATTACTCAACTACAATATGTTCTAGCTGTAGCTGAACATCACAATTTCACACTGGCTGCTGAAAAAAGTTTTGTTACCCAACCTACGTTAAGTATGCAAATACAAAAATTGGAAGATGAATTGGGCGTACAAGTATTCGATCGTAGTAAAAAGCCTATCCAGCTTACCGAAGTAGGAAAAAAAATTGTGGAACAGGCCAGGAACATTGTAAACGAATCCTATAGAATAAAAGACATTGTTGATCAACAAAAGGGTTTTGTCGGAGGAGAGTTTAAATTAGGGATCATACCTACTGTTACACCTACCCTGCTACCTATGTTTTTAAAGAACTTTATAAACAAGTATCCGAAAATCAATTTAAAAATTGAAGAACAGACCACAGAGACTATTATTCAAAACTTAAACGAAGGCCATATAGATGCTGCTGTTGCTGCTACCCCATTAGACAACGACAATATAAAAGAACGCGTTTTATACTATGAGCCTTTTGTCGCTTATTTGCCCATAGGACATCCTCTTAATAAAAAGGACAAAATAAGTATTGATGATGTTGATACTGACGAATTATTGCTTCTGGAAGACGGGCATTGTTTCAGGAACAGTGTCATTAATCTATGCAAGAACAAGAGTAAATTAAAAGATGATAAGTTCTTTTTAGAGACCGGAAGTTTTGAGACGATGATAAAACTCACAGATGAAGGTTTGGGGATGACATTATTACCTTATCTGCACACGTTGGATATAAAGGGAAAACAAAGAGAACAACTACGTTACTTCGACGAACCAAGTCCTGCCAGGGAAGTAAGCCTGATATATCATAAAAGTGAATTAAAACAGCATATTATCGAAGCCTTAAGAGATGTTATTGCTTCAGTAGTACGTGGAGCTATTGCTTTTCACAATGTACAAATTATCAGTCCTGTGACTGATAAAAAAGCAAGTTAA
- a CDS encoding TIGR00266 family protein, whose amino-acid sequence MTSHEIDYHIYGEEMQYVEIELDPQEAVVAEAGSFMMMDSGIKMDTIFGDGSNQTSGVLGKLFSAGKRLLTGESLFMTAFLNMDAGKKKVSFASPYPGKIVPIDLTEYQGKFVCQKDAFLCAAKGVSVGIEFSKRLGRGLFGGEGFIMQKLEGDGMAFVHAGGTLSRKELAAGEVLKVDTGCIVGFTKDVDYDIEFVGGIRNTVFGGEGLFFASLRGPGVVYIQSLPFSRLAGRVLAAAPRAGGKDKGEGSILGGIGDLLDGDNRF is encoded by the coding sequence ATGACATCACACGAAATAGATTATCACATTTATGGAGAAGAAATGCAATATGTTGAAATAGAACTTGACCCTCAGGAAGCTGTAGTAGCCGAGGCAGGTAGTTTTATGATGATGGATAGCGGTATTAAAATGGATACTATATTTGGAGACGGATCTAATCAGACCAGCGGTGTATTGGGAAAACTATTTTCTGCCGGAAAAAGACTGCTTACGGGGGAAAGCCTTTTTATGACAGCTTTTTTAAACATGGATGCAGGAAAGAAAAAAGTAAGCTTTGCTTCTCCATATCCTGGTAAGATTGTTCCGATAGACTTAACGGAATATCAGGGGAAGTTTGTTTGTCAAAAAGATGCTTTTCTGTGTGCCGCTAAAGGAGTATCGGTGGGAATAGAATTTTCAAAACGGCTAGGAAGAGGATTGTTTGGGGGAGAGGGCTTTATCATGCAAAAACTGGAGGGAGATGGTATGGCTTTTGTTCATGCCGGAGGTACCTTATCAAGAAAAGAATTGGCCGCCGGTGAAGTTTTAAAAGTAGATACCGGTTGTATAGTTGGATTTACTAAAGATGTCGATTACGATATTGAGTTTGTCGGGGGGATCAGGAATACAGTTTTTGGTGGTGAGGGATTGTTCTTTGCCAGCCTTAGGGGACCCGGGGTTGTCTACATCCAATCATTACCATTCAGCAGGTTGGCAGGAAGGGTTCTGGCAGCTGCTCCAAGAGCTGGAGGTAAAGACAAAGGAGAAGGGAGCATCCTTGGTGGTATAGGCGATCTTTTAGATGGCGACAATAGGTTTTAG
- a CDS encoding DUF4442 domain-containing protein: protein MTPQKLNTFTLLKLPSAWLCGVRVKEIDNSQCLVKVKHGWINQNPFKSMFWAVQGMAAEMTTGVLVMKQIKESGRSVSMLVLNMNANFSKKAVGKVNFVCKDGHLVGSAIQQAIATGKGQTIWMKSVGVDEKGDVVSTFNFEWTLKVKG, encoded by the coding sequence ATGACACCACAAAAACTCAATACCTTTACATTATTAAAATTACCTTCAGCATGGTTATGTGGAGTAAGGGTAAAAGAAATAGATAATTCGCAATGCCTTGTCAAGGTAAAGCATGGCTGGATAAATCAGAATCCTTTTAAATCGATGTTTTGGGCTGTTCAGGGAATGGCTGCTGAAATGACAACAGGGGTTTTGGTAATGAAGCAAATAAAAGAAAGCGGACGTTCCGTATCGATGCTGGTTTTAAATATGAACGCAAATTTTTCTAAAAAAGCAGTAGGGAAAGTAAATTTTGTATGCAAGGACGGACATTTGGTCGGCAGTGCTATTCAGCAGGCAATAGCAACGGGCAAAGGTCAGACGATCTGGATGAAATCGGTAGGAGTTGATGAAAAAGGAGACGTTGTTTCAACATTTAATTTTGAATGGACTTTGAAGGTGAAAGGATAA
- a CDS encoding DUF4870 domain-containing protein: MESSITKHQKTLSAIIHLSTFSKYFIPFGNFILPLVLWTSNKNDSDYIDYNGKQALNFQISILLYSLALGAISLIVALFSAWDFVHFVDILDHNTHQVNFDMGNIFHFGSSLFFLGVAGSLLLGLLVLDIFCTIIATIKAKDGIAYKYPFTINFLK, encoded by the coding sequence ATGGAATCATCAATCACTAAACATCAAAAAACCTTGTCGGCTATTATACATCTTTCGACATTTTCGAAGTATTTTATACCTTTTGGAAACTTTATTTTGCCTTTGGTATTATGGACTTCGAATAAGAACGATTCAGATTATATCGATTATAATGGCAAACAAGCCCTGAATTTTCAGATTAGTATTTTGCTATATAGTCTCGCTCTTGGAGCTATTTCACTAATTGTAGCGTTATTTTCCGCCTGGGATTTTGTGCACTTTGTAGACATACTCGATCATAACACACATCAAGTTAATTTCGATATGGGAAACATTTTCCATTTTGGCAGCAGCCTGTTTTTTTTGGGTGTCGCAGGGAGCCTGTTATTAGGCCTGTTGGTACTTGACATATTCTGTACCATTATTGCCACTATAAAAGCTAAAGATGGAATAGCTTATAAATACCCGTTTACTATTAATTTTTTAAAATAA
- a CDS encoding PadR family transcriptional regulator: protein MNIENTKAQMRKGVLEYCILSILKGEDKYASEILSTLKDARMLVVEGTIYPLLTRLKNAGLLSYRWEESTSGPPRKYYSLTENGKIFLKELNNTWNELQNAVNLVTSHKTNDNE from the coding sequence ATGAATATAGAAAACACAAAGGCACAAATGCGAAAAGGAGTACTGGAGTATTGCATCTTAAGCATTCTAAAAGGTGAAGACAAATACGCCTCAGAAATTCTGAGTACTCTAAAAGACGCTAGGATGCTTGTGGTAGAAGGTACTATATATCCACTGCTAACAAGATTAAAAAATGCCGGATTACTCAGCTATCGCTGGGAAGAGTCTACATCAGGTCCACCAAGAAAATATTATTCCCTGACCGAAAACGGTAAGATATTTTTAAAGGAATTAAACAATACGTGGAACGAATTACAAAACGCTGTAAATTTAGTAACTAGCCATAAAACGAACGACAATGAATAA
- a CDS encoding PspC domain-containing protein — protein sequence MNKTININLANTFFHIDEDAYAKLQRYLEAIKRSFTDSEGRDEIVSDIEARIAELFTERQQHDRQVISSKEVDEVIAIMGQPEDYLVDEEIFDDAPKGKQRTRTSYKEQKKLYRDTDHKYISGVSSGLGHYLGIDAIWIRLLWIILTFASGFTFIFVYILFWVLVPEAKTTAEKLSMTGEEVNISNIEKKIKEGFDTVTDKVKNADYEKMGSKVKSSTETFFEAIGNVFMFIFKIFAKLIGILLLIISASTLIGLFIGLFTAGTIDMFGMGQPWMEFVQASVEAPIWLISVMTFFAVGIPFFFLFYLGLKILVSNVKSIGNIAKFTLLGLWIISIIGLTIFGLKTASVHTVTGSDTTTETLFTEPTDTLIIEMASSENLDNRYYKNSDFDIIRDGENRKIYSEDVHFQVKSTKDSVPSIKVVKESHGMNYDDANTNADLIEYSYAMVGNTLRLNNFLTTDYENKFRDQEVNIIIYLPEGRTIFFDKSTKRGISRMYNNDQGFHSGYSIAEHYWKMKDDTLECLDCENDDENKDQEEKEKDSSSNKIQIDAKGIDINVKDNNGDSFKMKVDESGVEIKSN from the coding sequence ATGAATAAGACAATAAACATAAATCTTGCAAACACGTTTTTTCATATAGACGAAGACGCTTATGCAAAACTTCAACGCTATCTGGAAGCCATTAAAAGGTCTTTTACCGATTCAGAAGGGCGAGATGAGATCGTATCTGACATTGAAGCCCGTATTGCCGAATTGTTTACAGAACGACAGCAACACGACCGTCAGGTTATTTCTTCTAAGGAAGTAGACGAGGTTATAGCTATTATGGGGCAACCTGAAGATTACCTGGTTGACGAAGAAATATTCGACGATGCTCCTAAAGGAAAACAAAGAACAAGAACCAGTTATAAAGAACAGAAAAAGCTATATAGAGATACTGATCATAAATACATAAGTGGTGTATCTTCAGGGTTAGGACATTATTTGGGCATTGATGCCATCTGGATCCGTTTGTTATGGATTATCCTGACTTTTGCTTCCGGCTTCACTTTCATCTTTGTATACATTCTGTTCTGGGTATTGGTTCCTGAAGCTAAAACCACGGCAGAAAAACTGTCTATGACAGGCGAAGAGGTTAATATCAGTAACATTGAAAAAAAAATCAAAGAGGGTTTCGACACAGTTACCGATAAAGTGAAAAATGCCGATTATGAAAAAATGGGCAGCAAAGTAAAAAGCAGTACTGAAACTTTTTTTGAGGCTATAGGGAATGTCTTCATGTTCATATTCAAGATATTCGCCAAGTTAATCGGGATTTTATTACTCATTATATCGGCATCAACCCTGATAGGACTGTTTATCGGCCTGTTTACTGCCGGAACCATTGATATGTTCGGCATGGGACAACCATGGATGGAATTTGTACAGGCATCCGTAGAAGCCCCTATCTGGCTTATATCTGTAATGACATTCTTTGCCGTTGGCATACCTTTCTTTTTCTTGTTCTATCTGGGACTGAAAATATTGGTTAGTAATGTGAAGTCTATAGGAAATATCGCAAAGTTCACCTTGTTGGGGTTATGGATAATTTCGATTATCGGTCTGACAATTTTTGGACTAAAAACCGCTTCTGTACATACCGTTACGGGTAGTGACACCACAACAGAAACCTTATTTACAGAGCCAACAGATACATTAATCATAGAAATGGCCAGCTCTGAAAATTTAGACAACAGATATTACAAAAACTCTGATTTCGACATTATCAGGGATGGAGAAAACAGAAAGATCTATTCCGAAGACGTTCATTTTCAAGTAAAATCAACCAAAGACTCTGTACCAAGCATAAAAGTGGTGAAAGAATCACACGGTATGAACTATGACGATGCCAATACCAATGCAGACCTTATTGAATATAGTTATGCAATGGTTGGCAACACCTTGCGGTTAAACAACTTTTTAACCACAGATTACGAAAATAAATTCAGAGATCAGGAGGTGAATATTATCATCTACTTACCGGAAGGAAGAACGATCTTTTTCGACAAGTCGACAAAAAGAGGCATCAGTCGCATGTATAATAATGACCAGGGATTCCATAGTGGTTATTCGATAGCTGAGCACTATTGGAAGATGAAAGACGACACCCTTGAATGTCTCGATTGTGAAAATGACGACGAAAATAAAGATCAGGAGGAAAAAGAAAAAGACAGTAGCAGTAATAAAATTCAAATAGATGCCAAAGGCATCGACATAAACGTAAAAGACAATAACGGAGACTCATTTAAAATGAAAGTCGATGAGTCCGGAGTTGAAATAAAATCGAATTAA
- a CDS encoding head GIN domain-containing protein, with amino-acid sequence MGTLIKVLLAAILSLLLSSCQFDINLGSGKKGNGNVVSENRTSTESFTIIDASEGVDVVVIQGKSTSVSVEADENIIDLIQTEIRNNELKIHTSEQIGWAKSKKVFVTLPVITALESSSGADIETDGELNVESIKLDASSGSDIHVTLKANKIEANTSSGADIKIYGSTDDLYARASSGSDIKANNLSALNAYAKASSGADISVNCTELLDAKSSSGGDVKYSGNPKVVDKKGSFAGDVHKN; translated from the coding sequence ATGGGAACATTAATTAAAGTATTACTAGCAGCCATTCTCTCATTACTGCTTTCTTCATGCCAGTTCGACATTAATTTAGGATCCGGCAAAAAAGGAAATGGCAATGTCGTGAGCGAAAACAGAACCTCAACAGAATCATTCACTATTATCGATGCTTCAGAAGGCGTTGATGTGGTGGTAATTCAGGGAAAAAGCACATCTGTCAGTGTTGAAGCAGACGAAAACATTATAGACCTTATACAAACAGAGATCCGTAATAATGAATTAAAAATTCATACATCTGAACAAATAGGATGGGCCAAGTCCAAGAAAGTATTTGTAACTCTTCCTGTAATTACCGCATTGGAAAGTTCTAGCGGGGCCGATATCGAAACGGACGGCGAACTGAATGTAGAATCAATTAAATTGGATGCCAGCAGCGGGTCTGACATCCATGTAACGCTCAAAGCAAACAAGATTGAGGCGAATACAAGTAGCGGCGCAGATATAAAAATTTATGGCTCTACCGACGATTTATATGCCCGGGCAAGTAGTGGCAGTGACATCAAAGCAAATAATTTAAGCGCTCTGAACGCTTATGCCAAAGCCAGCAGCGGTGCAGATATCAGTGTGAACTGTACTGAATTACTCGATGCGAAATCGAGTTCAGGGGGCGACGTAAAATACTCAGGAAATCCGAAGGTTGTAGACAAAAAGGGATCATTCGCTGGGGATGTCCATAAAAATTAA
- a CDS encoding nuclear transport factor 2 family protein → MKSLICIVFGISLIHGHAQLHKSSALYKTIMSKDSLLFNVGFNTCDIKPFEIIISDDFEFFHDKSGITTSKTDFISGIKNGLCKSGQYQSRRKLDINTVEMYPLYNGNDLYGIIQKGIHEFYEKQKDHEETYASTAKFTHVWIKEKNEWKLRRVLSYNHLSNE, encoded by the coding sequence ATGAAAAGTTTAATCTGCATCGTATTTGGCATTTCCCTTATACACGGCCATGCACAATTACACAAATCTTCTGCACTGTATAAAACCATTATGAGCAAAGACAGCTTGTTATTTAACGTTGGGTTTAATACTTGTGACATTAAGCCTTTTGAAATAATCATCAGTGACGATTTTGAATTTTTTCATGACAAATCGGGGATCACCACTTCTAAAACAGATTTTATTTCCGGTATTAAAAACGGCTTATGTAAATCTGGGCAATATCAATCGAGAAGGAAACTGGATATAAATACCGTAGAGATGTATCCGCTCTATAATGGAAATGATCTGTATGGCATTATACAAAAAGGAATCCATGAATTTTATGAAAAACAGAAAGATCATGAGGAGACTTACGCCAGTACCGCTAAATTTACCCACGTATGGATTAAAGAAAAAAATGAGTGGAAGTTAAGACGGGTACTTAGCTATAACCATCTTTCTAATGAATAA
- a CDS encoding YceI family protein: protein MKSLFLFPVIYFGLAFTNFNAVAEKEVLIRIHKESELTISGSTNINKFKCGYKVDKIEQPIIVTYERTEKALVFHQTVLELDNNCFDCGSRPINRDFKVLVKSEKYPSILLELDRVLQKEGISADVLAEIQIAGITKPYKVPVTIIALEDNTFNVSGTLKLNISDFKLKPPKKVFGLIEVDDTIEIGFKLLLKSV from the coding sequence ATGAAAAGTCTGTTCTTATTTCCGGTAATTTATTTTGGGCTCGCTTTCACCAATTTTAATGCAGTGGCTGAAAAAGAGGTGCTTATAAGGATACACAAAGAAAGCGAACTGACTATCTCGGGTTCTACCAATATCAATAAATTTAAATGCGGTTATAAGGTTGATAAAATAGAGCAACCCATAATCGTTACTTACGAAAGAACCGAAAAAGCGTTAGTTTTTCATCAAACAGTTTTAGAACTGGACAACAACTGCTTCGACTGTGGAAGCAGACCGATAAACCGCGATTTTAAAGTGTTGGTCAAGTCTGAGAAGTATCCATCTATTTTATTAGAACTCGATAGGGTATTGCAAAAAGAAGGTATATCTGCAGATGTGTTAGCAGAAATTCAAATAGCAGGAATTACCAAACCCTATAAAGTACCTGTTACCATAATAGCTTTGGAAGATAACACATTCAATGTGTCCGGAACACTTAAACTGAATATAAGTGATTTTAAGCTGAAACCTCCTAAAAAGGTATTTGGACTGATTGAGGTCGATGATACGATTGAAATAGGATTTAAATTGTTATTGAAGAGCGTTTAA